In the genome of Variibacter gotjawalensis, one region contains:
- the recF gene encoding DNA replication/repair protein RecF (All proteins in this family for which functions are known are DNA-binding proteins that assist the filamentation of RecA onto DNA for the initiation of recombination or recombinational repair.), giving the protein MTAARIRRLTLNNFRSYRAQQLAITQRLVVLTGPNGAGKTNLIEAISYLSPGRGLRRATLSEAAFTEGDGSWAVSVQLEGALGLATLGTGIEPPGTMPTETRKCRIDGEAVGSAAAFTDHLSVIWLTPTMDQLFMGPASERRRFLDRFALAIDASHNARVSALERSLRARNRLLEDPRPDQKWLDAAEHETAELAVAVAAGRSETVRQLSAALARRHDDSHFPAARIALEGALEAGISSRPAAEIEDDYRAVLKANRARDAAAGRTLEGPHLSDLKVFYAAKGIAASDGSTGEQKALLIGLILAHAQLIADMTGQAPILLLDEVVAHLDPSRRRALYDQLDRLGAQVWMTGADPAAFADVSARADVIDVSPGRAQRAA; this is encoded by the coding sequence ATGACCGCGGCCCGGATTCGACGCCTGACGCTGAACAACTTCCGCAGTTATCGCGCGCAGCAGCTCGCGATAACGCAGCGGCTAGTTGTGCTTACGGGGCCAAACGGCGCCGGCAAGACTAACCTCATCGAAGCAATTTCCTATCTCAGCCCCGGCCGTGGCCTTCGCCGCGCGACGCTGAGCGAAGCCGCGTTCACGGAAGGCGACGGCTCGTGGGCGGTCTCGGTTCAACTCGAAGGTGCGCTCGGTCTCGCAACGCTCGGCACCGGCATCGAGCCGCCCGGCACGATGCCGACCGAGACCCGGAAATGCCGCATCGACGGCGAGGCGGTCGGTTCGGCCGCAGCATTCACGGACCACCTCAGCGTTATCTGGCTGACGCCGACGATGGACCAACTCTTCATGGGCCCGGCGTCCGAACGGCGGCGGTTCCTCGACCGCTTCGCACTCGCCATCGACGCCAGCCACAACGCACGCGTGAGTGCGCTCGAGCGCTCGTTGCGTGCACGCAACCGCTTGCTCGAAGATCCGCGGCCGGATCAAAAATGGCTCGATGCCGCCGAGCACGAGACCGCAGAACTCGCGGTGGCGGTCGCGGCGGGCCGATCCGAAACCGTGCGCCAGTTGTCTGCTGCACTTGCCCGCCGTCACGACGACAGCCACTTCCCGGCCGCGCGCATCGCGCTTGAAGGCGCACTCGAAGCCGGCATTTCGTCACGCCCTGCTGCCGAGATCGAGGACGACTATCGCGCCGTGCTCAAAGCCAATCGCGCGCGCGATGCGGCAGCCGGCCGCACGTTGGAAGGTCCGCACCTTTCCGACCTTAAGGTCTTCTATGCGGCGAAAGGCATTGCGGCGTCCGACGGCTCGACCGGCGAGCAGAAGGCTTTGTTGATCGGCCTCATCCTCGCGCATGCGCAGCTGATAGCCGACATGACCGGCCAAGCGCCGATCCTGTTGCTCGACGAAGTCGTCGCGCATCTCGATCCGTCGCGCCGCCGCGCGCTCTACGATCAGCTTGACCGGCTGGGCGCTCAGGTCTGGATGACCGGCGCCGATCCGGCGGCTTTCGCGGACGTTTCGGCGCGCGCCGACGTCATCGACGTTTCGCCCGGGCGGGCTCAACGCGCCGCCTGA
- a CDS encoding sugar kinase, producing MSSNIVAAIGEVMIELARGPDGRFSLNFGGDTFNTSVYLARAGIKVSYATAMGDDPYSASLIDLATAEGIGTDLITRVPGRMPGLHLIETDAAGERKFYYWRDTSPARDLFELPNWSATADAILNARVIYFSGITLSLYSNAGLGRFLALLELARQRGAIVAFDSNYRPRGWKGDAARARTVYGEALKRVDIALPSFDDEAALWSDSSPDGTVQRLQAFGVSEVVVKNGTSDALVVSKDVSQRVPVPQVTQAVDTTAAGDSFCAGYLAARLKGEEPAAAVSAAHKIAGEVVQHRGAIIPRTQDAVH from the coding sequence ATGAGCAGCAACATTGTCGCCGCAATCGGCGAAGTCATGATCGAGTTGGCGCGCGGTCCCGACGGCCGCTTCAGCCTCAACTTCGGCGGCGACACGTTCAACACGTCGGTCTACCTCGCGCGCGCAGGCATCAAGGTGTCGTATGCGACCGCGATGGGCGATGATCCCTACTCCGCCAGCCTCATCGATCTCGCCACCGCCGAAGGTATTGGCACCGATCTCATCACGCGTGTGCCGGGCCGCATGCCCGGACTGCATCTGATCGAAACCGATGCGGCGGGCGAGCGGAAATTCTACTACTGGCGCGACACCTCGCCGGCGCGCGATCTCTTCGAACTACCGAATTGGAGCGCGACGGCCGACGCGATCCTTAACGCCCGCGTCATTTACTTCTCCGGCATCACGCTCTCGCTTTATTCGAACGCGGGTCTCGGCCGTTTCCTCGCGCTGCTCGAACTCGCTCGCCAGCGCGGCGCCATTGTCGCATTCGATTCCAACTACCGGCCGCGCGGCTGGAAAGGCGACGCCGCGCGTGCCCGCACCGTGTATGGCGAAGCGCTCAAACGCGTCGACATCGCGCTTCCGAGTTTCGACGACGAAGCCGCATTGTGGAGCGACTCTAGCCCGGACGGCACCGTGCAGCGGCTGCAGGCGTTCGGTGTCTCGGAGGTCGTCGTGAAGAACGGCACGAGCGACGCACTCGTCGTTTCGAAGGATGTCAGCCAGCGCGTACCGGTCCCCCAGGTAACTCAAGCCGTCGACACTACGGCCGCGGGCGACAGCTTTTGCGCCGGCTATCTTGCGGCACGCTTGAAGGGTGAAGAACCCGCCGCTGCGGTCAGCGCCGCGCACAAGATCGCGGGTGAGGTCGTGCAGCATCGCGGCGCGATCATTCCGCGCACGCAAGACGCCGTGCATTAG
- a CDS encoding permease — translation MSTPPPRKAATFDWTTAFIAVLVLVSGTTVYLRDGWPRVLEILGHDFLLFVGIMPSLLAGCLLAAFVALLLPRETVRRWIGAESGITGIFIGAAAGVILPGGPFTIYPVAATLAVMGADIGAIVAFITSWSLLGYSRALVWELPFFGVHFVGWRILLSLPLPILAGLMVRPLANLLAKRFR, via the coding sequence GTGTCGACACCGCCGCCACGCAAAGCCGCCACGTTCGATTGGACAACCGCTTTCATCGCGGTGCTCGTGCTCGTGTCCGGCACCACGGTGTATCTGCGCGACGGCTGGCCGCGCGTGCTCGAAATTCTCGGCCACGATTTCCTGCTGTTCGTCGGCATCATGCCCAGCCTGCTCGCGGGCTGTCTGCTGGCCGCCTTTGTGGCTTTGCTACTTCCGCGCGAGACGGTGCGGCGCTGGATCGGCGCCGAGTCGGGCATCACCGGTATCTTCATCGGCGCGGCGGCCGGCGTGATCCTGCCGGGCGGTCCCTTCACGATCTATCCGGTTGCCGCAACGCTTGCCGTGATGGGTGCCGACATCGGCGCGATCGTAGCCTTCATCACGTCATGGTCGCTGCTCGGATATTCGCGCGCGCTCGTGTGGGAACTGCCGTTTTTCGGTGTCCACTTCGTCGGCTGGCGCATTCTGCTGTCGTTGCCGCTGCCTATTCTCGCCGGCCTCATGGTGCGGCCTCTCGCTAATCTTTTAGCGAAGAGATTCCGATGA
- the eda gene encoding bifunctional 4-hydroxy-2-oxoglutarate aldolase/2-dehydro-3-deoxy-phosphogluconate aldolase: MPLDPSPIVALAPVIPVLTIERVEDAVPLARALVAGGLKALEVTLRTESGLKAIEAIARDVPDAVVGVGTVTKTWHVASAFDAGARFIVSPGTPGWLAEHLADAPIPVFPGCATVTEAMALSALGFSVLKFFPAEASGGMNWLKSVAAPLAALKFCPTGGIDTKNAAAYLALPNVVAVGGSWVAPKDAVAAGDFARVTALSWEAAALKV; this comes from the coding sequence ATGCCGCTAGACCCTTCGCCCATCGTGGCGCTCGCGCCCGTCATTCCGGTTCTCACGATCGAGCGCGTCGAAGATGCTGTGCCGCTCGCGCGCGCGCTGGTTGCAGGTGGCCTCAAGGCTCTTGAGGTGACATTGCGGACCGAAAGCGGGCTGAAAGCGATCGAAGCTATCGCCCGCGACGTGCCGGACGCTGTCGTCGGCGTCGGGACGGTGACGAAGACCTGGCATGTCGCCAGTGCATTCGACGCCGGCGCGCGTTTCATCGTCAGCCCCGGAACGCCGGGGTGGCTTGCCGAGCACCTTGCCGATGCGCCCATCCCGGTTTTCCCGGGCTGCGCGACCGTGACCGAGGCGATGGCGCTGTCGGCACTCGGCTTCTCGGTGCTGAAATTCTTCCCGGCCGAGGCGTCCGGCGGTATGAACTGGCTGAAATCTGTCGCGGCACCACTCGCGGCTTTAAAATTTTGCCCGACCGGCGGGATCGATACGAAGAACGCAGCGGCTTATCTTGCGCTGCCGAATGTCGTCGCGGTTGGTGGTTCCTGGGTTGCGCCGAAGGATGCGGTCGCGGCCGGTGATTTCGCGCGCGTGACGGCGCTGTCGTGGGAAGCCGCAGCACTCAAGGTCTGA
- a CDS encoding efflux RND transporter permease subunit, whose translation MQAIINYAISHARLTIATLIFLLLAGFVAYRTIPKEAEPDVKVPIIYTQITQRGISPEDSERLLLRPIETKLKSVGNVKEMRSTAFEGGGYVLLEFEAGFDSKSALADVRAKVDEAKRDLPREADEPVVQEVNLSLYPVLVIALAGELPERTLLRIARIAKNAIEQAPGVLQAEMRGGRDEVVEIIAEPMLMKSYGVSLEQLIQATTQSNSLVAAGALEGSSGRFAVKVPALIERPEDVLKIPVAATAGAVVTLGDVAQVRPTFKDATSITRVNGRPAMTIEVSKRTGANLIETVDGVKKVVEQLKKTWPEAVQVSYTQDKSKLIRQMLADLQNSVATGVLLVIVIMLFALGFRASLFIGIAIPASFLAGVLGLQLAGLTVNIVVLFSLILAVGMLVDDAIIVSEYAERRMAEGMPPKEAYSLAAYRMAGPVIAATATRVAAFSPLLFWPGIVGQFMKYLPITLIATLSASLVVALIFTPTLGALLGRASVVPHDERAKDTGPYMRTVKLAVKHPWATLSLAVLLLVSVQFAYGKYGNGVEFFPKVEPDYGLVVIHGRGNLSIAEKDRAIRAVEAEVLKMPGLETVYTRVGEQPRGSQEISEDTIGVIQYEFVDWKQRPAAHVIMDELRQKTAHIAGIEVEVTAPRAGPPTGKPVQVQLSAIDPDALPAAAKKVADMLRARSDIRDLDDGLPLPGIDWKLSVDKAEAAKYGAGVTTVGNVVQLVTNGTKITEFRPSDNDKEVDIIVRFPENRRSLDQIDELRVQTSAGHVPIGNFVQRTAVPRIGYINRVGGNRVMTLQANVPEGVQTAVIQQEIAAELSKGVLGSGVFWKLKGEDEEREKAGAFLMKAFGAAIFLIFAILLAQFNKLTSVGLVLTAVVLSTIGVLLGAMIMGQPFGVVMTGIGIIANAGVIVNNNIVLIDTYDRLRREGVAAYDAIMETCRERARPVVLTAVTAILGVLPIAFGMNIEFLHRELTIGAPATQWWISLSTAIVFGLGFATILTLIVTPAALMAIDNLAQRRIRFMARRAERRAMKQAMATPAE comes from the coding sequence ATGCAAGCGATCATCAACTACGCGATCAGCCACGCGCGGCTCACGATCGCGACTTTGATCTTCCTGCTGCTGGCGGGCTTCGTCGCCTATCGCACGATCCCGAAGGAAGCCGAGCCGGACGTCAAAGTCCCGATCATCTACACGCAGATTACGCAGCGCGGCATCAGCCCGGAAGATTCCGAGCGCCTTTTGCTTCGCCCGATCGAGACCAAGCTCAAATCGGTCGGCAACGTGAAGGAAATGCGCTCAACCGCCTTCGAGGGCGGCGGTTACGTGCTGCTCGAATTCGAAGCCGGCTTCGACTCCAAGTCCGCGCTCGCCGACGTGCGTGCGAAGGTTGACGAGGCCAAACGCGATCTGCCACGCGAGGCCGACGAGCCGGTGGTGCAGGAGGTCAATCTCTCGCTCTATCCGGTCCTTGTTATCGCGCTGGCCGGCGAGTTGCCGGAGCGAACGCTGCTGCGCATCGCGCGCATCGCCAAGAATGCGATCGAGCAGGCGCCGGGCGTGCTGCAGGCAGAGATGCGCGGCGGGCGCGATGAGGTGGTCGAAATCATCGCCGAGCCGATGCTTATGAAGAGCTACGGCGTCTCGCTCGAACAGCTCATTCAGGCAACCACGCAGTCGAATAGCCTTGTCGCGGCCGGTGCGCTGGAAGGTTCGAGCGGGCGTTTTGCCGTAAAGGTCCCGGCGCTGATTGAGCGTCCGGAAGATGTACTGAAAATCCCAGTCGCTGCGACGGCCGGTGCTGTCGTCACGCTCGGTGACGTCGCGCAGGTGCGCCCGACGTTTAAGGACGCAACGTCGATCACGCGTGTCAACGGCCGCCCCGCCATGACGATTGAAGTGTCGAAGCGCACCGGCGCGAACCTCATCGAAACCGTCGACGGTGTGAAGAAGGTCGTCGAGCAGCTGAAGAAAACGTGGCCCGAGGCCGTTCAAGTTTCTTACACGCAGGATAAGTCAAAGCTGATCCGTCAGATGTTGGCCGATCTGCAGAACTCGGTCGCTACCGGCGTGCTGCTCGTCATCGTGATCATGCTGTTTGCGCTCGGGTTCCGCGCGTCGCTCTTCATCGGCATCGCGATTCCGGCCTCGTTCCTCGCCGGCGTGCTGGGGCTGCAGCTCGCGGGTCTGACCGTCAACATCGTCGTGCTGTTCTCGCTCATCCTGGCGGTCGGCATGCTGGTCGACGACGCGATCATCGTCTCCGAATACGCCGAGCGGCGCATGGCTGAGGGCATGCCGCCGAAGGAGGCGTATTCGCTCGCGGCCTATCGCATGGCGGGTCCGGTCATCGCGGCGACGGCGACGCGCGTTGCGGCGTTCTCGCCGCTCCTGTTCTGGCCCGGCATCGTCGGGCAATTCATGAAGTATCTGCCGATCACACTGATCGCGACGCTGTCCGCGTCGCTGGTCGTGGCGCTGATCTTCACGCCGACGCTCGGCGCGCTGCTCGGCCGTGCGTCCGTCGTGCCGCACGACGAGCGCGCGAAAGACACTGGCCCGTATATGCGGACCGTGAAGCTTGCCGTGAAGCATCCGTGGGCGACGCTGTCATTGGCTGTGCTGCTGCTCGTGAGCGTCCAGTTCGCGTACGGAAAATACGGCAACGGCGTCGAGTTCTTCCCGAAGGTCGAGCCGGACTACGGCCTCGTCGTCATCCACGGCCGCGGCAATCTCTCGATCGCCGAAAAGGATCGGGCGATCCGCGCGGTCGAGGCTGAAGTGCTGAAGATGCCGGGCCTCGAGACTGTCTACACGCGCGTCGGCGAGCAGCCGCGCGGCTCGCAGGAAATCTCGGAAGATACGATCGGCGTCATCCAGTATGAGTTCGTCGATTGGAAGCAGCGCCCCGCCGCGCATGTGATCATGGATGAGCTGCGCCAGAAAACGGCGCATATCGCCGGCATCGAAGTCGAAGTGACGGCGCCGCGCGCGGGTCCGCCGACCGGCAAGCCCGTGCAGGTGCAGCTCTCCGCCATCGATCCGGATGCGCTTCCGGCAGCCGCGAAGAAGGTGGCCGACATGCTGCGCGCGCGCAGCGACATCCGCGACTTGGATGACGGTTTGCCGCTGCCGGGCATCGACTGGAAGCTCTCGGTCGACAAGGCCGAGGCTGCGAAATACGGCGCCGGCGTAACGACGGTCGGCAACGTCGTGCAGCTTGTCACCAACGGCACGAAGATCACGGAATTCCGTCCGTCCGACAACGACAAGGAAGTCGACATCATCGTCCGCTTTCCGGAAAACCGCCGGAGTCTCGATCAGATCGACGAGCTGCGTGTGCAGACGAGCGCCGGCCACGTGCCGATCGGCAATTTCGTGCAGCGCACTGCTGTGCCGCGCATCGGCTATATCAATCGCGTCGGCGGCAATCGCGTGATGACGCTGCAGGCCAACGTGCCGGAAGGCGTGCAGACCGCGGTGATCCAGCAAGAGATCGCGGCGGAGCTGTCGAAGGGCGTGCTCGGGTCGGGTGTCTTCTGGAAGCTGAAGGGCGAGGACGAAGAGCGTGAGAAAGCCGGCGCGTTCCTGATGAAGGCGTTTGGCGCAGCGATCTTCTTGATCTTCGCGATCCTGCTGGCGCAGTTCAACAAGTTGACGTCGGTCGGGCTTGTGCTCACGGCAGTGGTGCTCTCGACCATCGGCGTGCTGCTCGGCGCGATGATCATGGGGCAGCCGTTCGGCGTCGTGATGACCGGCATCGGCATCATCGCGAATGCGGGTGTCATCGTGAACAACAACATCGTGTTGATCGACACGTATGACCGGCTGCGCCGCGAAGGCGTCGCGGCCTACGACGCGATTATGGAGACGTGCCGCGAACGTGCGCGTCCCGTGGTGCTCACGGCGGTCACGGCTATTCTCGGCGTGCTGCCGATCGCGTTCGGCATGAACATTGAGTTTCTGCACCGCGAGCTCACGATCGGTGCGCCCGCGACGCAGTGGTGGATATCGCTGTCGACCGCGATCGTCTTCGGTCTCGGCTTTGCGACGATCCTCACGCTAATCGTTACGCCGGCGGCTCTGATGGCGATCGATAACCTCGCGCAACGCCGTATCCGTTTCATGGCGCGGCGCGCGGAGCGCCGGGCGATGAAGCAGGCGATGGCAACGCCGGCCGAGTAG
- a CDS encoding efflux RND transporter periplasmic adaptor subunit — translation MKGARITAVVLVLAAAGWIASGHLGSNDSKSQAAVRPNEKAAKVFRVGILKTERVSHRQKLTISGRTEADKRVMITARTGGVLTDLRVKRGTVVKEGDIIAILSDEARESQVIQARAVAVQKRAEFEAKSRLIQQGNMPKLEAGNLEAQLKIAEAQLAAAEAERERGVVRAPWSGIINDVSVEVGQAAFSFSGKELAQIVSLDPMLAVVEVAERKIGGIKPGDEAEIRLVTGQTAKGKVRFVSRSASQTTRTYRVEIEIPNADGAIADGVTAEVSIRLAANEATRVPRSALVFASNGDLGLRFVNAESVVAFAPVAVVEDDQAFMWVAGIPDGASVIVEGQDFVREGQKVDAVPVAPQKTAAN, via the coding sequence ATGAAAGGCGCGCGGATTACCGCCGTCGTTTTGGTGTTGGCCGCGGCCGGCTGGATCGCGTCAGGCCATCTCGGCTCGAACGATAGCAAGAGCCAAGCCGCCGTGCGGCCGAACGAGAAAGCCGCCAAGGTGTTCCGCGTCGGCATTTTGAAGACGGAACGTGTCTCGCATCGCCAGAAGCTGACGATTTCGGGGCGCACCGAGGCTGACAAACGCGTCATGATCACGGCGCGGACGGGCGGCGTGCTGACCGATTTGCGCGTCAAGCGCGGCACAGTCGTGAAGGAAGGCGACATCATCGCGATCCTTTCCGACGAGGCGCGCGAGTCGCAGGTAATCCAGGCGCGCGCGGTTGCGGTGCAGAAGCGTGCGGAGTTCGAGGCGAAGAGCCGCCTGATCCAGCAAGGCAATATGCCGAAGCTCGAGGCCGGCAATCTCGAAGCCCAGCTGAAAATTGCGGAAGCGCAGCTTGCCGCGGCGGAAGCCGAGCGCGAGCGCGGTGTCGTGCGCGCGCCGTGGTCCGGCATCATCAACGATGTTTCGGTCGAGGTCGGTCAAGCCGCCTTTTCGTTCTCCGGCAAGGAGCTGGCGCAGATCGTCTCGCTCGACCCAATGCTTGCGGTTGTCGAGGTCGCCGAGCGCAAGATTGGCGGCATCAAGCCTGGAGACGAAGCCGAAATCCGTCTCGTCACCGGGCAAACCGCGAAAGGCAAGGTGCGCTTCGTATCCCGTAGCGCGAGCCAGACGACGCGCACGTACCGCGTCGAAATCGAAATCCCGAATGCGGATGGTGCGATTGCGGACGGCGTCACGGCCGAGGTGTCGATCCGGCTTGCTGCCAATGAGGCGACGCGCGTGCCGCGCTCCGCTCTCGTGTTTGCGTCGAACGGCGATCTCGGTCTGCGTTTCGTCAACGCGGAGAGTGTTGTTGCGTTCGCGCCGGTGGCGGTCGTCGAAGACGATCAGGCTTTCATGTGGGTTGCGGGTATTCCGGATGGCGCGAGCGTGATCGTCGAGGGTCAAGACTTCGTCCGCGAAGGCCAGAAGGTCGACGCGGTGCCGGTCGCGCCGCAGAAAACCGCGGCGAACTAA
- a CDS encoding TetR/AcrR family transcriptional regulator — protein MRRANAQLQLDRRTAILEAAQRCFARSGFHQSSMQEICAEARMSPGNLYRYFPSKEAIIAGICERDRRDAARDFAALDTAPDFFKGLEGLARHYLVERPAEEVALWTEIMAESRRNPEISALMKEGDADITARMTDMLKHAGARGEIATDLDYPGVVAAMMALADGLTWRRAVDPDFNAETALPSVLRMVHSLLTTPLSAQSRSNNGDEK, from the coding sequence ATGCGCCGCGCCAACGCTCAGCTGCAGCTCGATCGCCGGACGGCGATCCTCGAAGCCGCGCAGCGATGCTTTGCGCGCTCCGGTTTTCATCAATCGTCGATGCAGGAAATCTGTGCCGAGGCGCGCATGAGCCCCGGCAATCTCTACCGCTACTTCCCCTCCAAGGAAGCGATCATTGCCGGCATCTGCGAACGCGATCGGCGTGACGCAGCGCGCGATTTCGCGGCGCTCGATACGGCGCCGGACTTCTTCAAGGGCCTCGAAGGCTTGGCACGGCACTACCTCGTCGAGCGTCCCGCCGAGGAGGTCGCGCTCTGGACCGAGATCATGGCCGAGAGCCGGCGCAATCCCGAGATCTCGGCGCTGATGAAGGAAGGCGACGCGGATATCACGGCGCGCATGACCGACATGCTCAAGCATGCCGGCGCGCGCGGAGAAATCGCGACCGACCTCGATTACCCGGGCGTCGTCGCCGCCATGATGGCGCTTGCCGACGGCCTGACCTGGCGTCGCGCCGTCGACCCAGACTTCAACGCAGAGACGGCGCTGCCGTCGGTTCTGCGCATGGTGCACAGCCTGCTGACGACGCCGCTTTCGGCGCAAAGCAGGTCGAATAACGGAGACGAGAAATGA
- a CDS encoding DUF1772 domain-containing protein, producing MIGLLALTTAAFFTGAAVYILIAEQPARLRLDDRALLTQWQPAYKRGFALQAPLAFLGFLLGVTGWWQTGSQLFLFGGLLMMANWPWTVFVMLPTNKTLLAMRPEAPGPELRSLIERWGVLHGVRAALGGLAVISFLAGHL from the coding sequence ATGATCGGCTTGCTCGCTCTGACAACGGCAGCGTTTTTCACCGGTGCTGCTGTCTACATTCTGATCGCAGAACAGCCCGCTCGACTTAGGCTCGACGACCGAGCCCTGCTGACGCAGTGGCAGCCGGCGTACAAGCGCGGTTTCGCCTTGCAGGCGCCGTTGGCTTTCCTCGGTTTTCTCCTCGGCGTGACCGGCTGGTGGCAGACGGGCAGCCAGCTGTTCCTTTTCGGTGGACTGCTGATGATGGCGAATTGGCCTTGGACCGTATTTGTCATGTTGCCGACGAATAAGACTTTGCTGGCCATGCGGCCCGAGGCGCCCGGCCCTGAATTACGATCTTTGATCGAGCGTTGGGGCGTTCTTCATGGCGTCCGCGCAGCGCTTGGTGGCCTCGCCGTCATTTCGTTTCTGGCCGGGCATCTTTAA
- a CDS encoding class I SAM-dependent methyltransferase, protein MPADLFPFVRSFMKSARAVGAIAPSGRQLADVITSEISRSVAPVIELGPGTGVFTRAMLDRGLEQEDIALIEYGSDFVRHLQIRFPNTHIQWMDAGWLSRVELFGHGKTGAVVSGLPLLAMPPKKVMQILDGAFTHLRPGGVFYQFTYAPVCPIPRAILDRMGLKATRFGGACSNLPPAAVYRIRRRPAGMLSRNGPVARLVDGVAG, encoded by the coding sequence ATGCCCGCCGATCTTTTTCCATTCGTCCGCTCCTTCATGAAATCGGCCCGCGCGGTCGGCGCGATTGCGCCGTCCGGCCGTCAGCTCGCCGATGTGATCACGTCCGAAATTTCGCGTTCCGTCGCGCCGGTGATCGAACTCGGTCCCGGGACCGGCGTCTTCACGCGCGCGATGCTCGATCGCGGGCTCGAACAGGAAGACATCGCGCTTATCGAATACGGTTCGGATTTCGTGCGGCATCTGCAGATACGCTTCCCGAACACGCATATCCAATGGATGGACGCGGGTTGGCTCAGCCGGGTCGAACTCTTCGGTCATGGTAAAACCGGTGCGGTGGTGAGCGGTCTCCCGCTGCTGGCGATGCCGCCGAAGAAGGTGATGCAGATCCTCGACGGCGCCTTCACGCATCTGCGCCCAGGCGGCGTCTTCTATCAATTCACCTACGCGCCGGTCTGCCCGATCCCGCGTGCAATTCTCGATCGCATGGGGCTGAAGGCGACACGTTTCGGTGGCGCTTGCAGCAACTTGCCGCCCGCGGCCGTCTACCGTATCCGGCGCCGCCCGGCCGGCATGTTGAGCCGAAATGGTCCGGTCGCGCGTTTAGTCGACGGAGTTGCGGGATGA
- the crcB gene encoding fluoride efflux transporter CrcB, with the protein MTYLLVFFGGGLGAALRHGINVAAFRLFGPAFPIGTLFINVTGSFVMGLIAGYFALKGDLSQNWRLFLTTGILGGYTTFSAFSLDAILLWERSETGLAILYVAASVILSLVGLVLGLWIARSFG; encoded by the coding sequence GTGACATATCTTCTTGTTTTCTTCGGTGGTGGACTGGGCGCGGCGCTGCGGCATGGGATCAATGTCGCGGCGTTTCGGCTCTTCGGTCCGGCATTCCCGATCGGGACCTTGTTCATCAACGTCACGGGTTCGTTTGTGATGGGCCTGATCGCGGGGTACTTCGCGCTCAAGGGTGACCTCTCACAGAATTGGCGGCTTTTTCTCACCACCGGCATTCTCGGTGGCTACACGACTTTCTCGGCGTTCTCGCTCGACGCCATTCTGCTGTGGGAGCGAAGCGAAACCGGTCTCGCGATTTTGTATGTCGCTGCGTCCGTCATTCTGTCGCTGGTCGGACTCGTCCTCGGCTTGTGGATCGCACGCAGCTTCGGCTGA